DNA sequence from the Candidatus Eisenbacteria bacterium genome:
GAGCGACTACCAAGCCGGAAGTGACAGAGAGAAGGCAGATCGAGCGTCCCGACTACGACCGGGAGGGACTCAAGAGGCCCGCCTTCCTACGCAAGGAAGATTCTACCGTTGTGACACACACGCGGCGGTGGGGCAGAGCCTTCTCGAAAGAGAGCCTGGAGATTCCGGCCTTCTTGAGAAAGCAGATGGACTGACAAGCTTCCCGACGACGTCTCTCGTCCGAGCGTCAACGATGTCGCAAAAAAAGTGTCTTTATGAAACTTTTCGGAAAAATACTAGAGCGCCAGGGGAACGAACACTATAACACTGGCATTGCCTTCTTCAACGACGGCCAGTACGAGGAGGCCGTTGGAGAATTCGAGAAGGCGATAGAGTCTATTTCGAGCAAGAAGGATCCCTACTACAATCTCGGCCTTTTCTACGCCGCGGAAGCGAGGGCTCACCTTGGCCTGGCACATTTCAAGAAGGGCAAGCTTGAGAGTGCGGAGCAGGAATTTAAGAAGGCCCTGACGGAGAGCCCCAATTATCCTGACCTTCGTTACTATCTGGGCGTAATCTACGAAAGATCCGGCCGGCACAAGGAGGCGATAGGCGAGCTCGAGGCTGCCCTTGCGATCAATCCGCACTACTCGGAGGCCCGCTGCTATCTGGCCGTTTGCCTCCACGCCGTCGGCGAGGAGGAGGGCGCGAAGCGCCAGCTTCAGGACGTGAGACAGACAGGCTACGACCTTCCCCTCTCTCTCAGTCTTCAGAACAACAATCATATTCCGGAAGAGGCCATAGCAGAGCTGAGACAGATACCGAAGAAGCAGTCCGAGTGCTTCGTGCACATGGACAGCGCTGTCAGTTACTACAACAGGGGTCTGAGGAAAGAGGCCGTGGCAGAACTCGAGAAGGCCATCGCCCTTCAGCCGAGGTATGCCGACCTGCGCTGCAAGCTCGGAGTCATACTGAGAGAAATGGGGGAGACGTCCAGGGCGGCCAGTGAATTCAAGCAGGCGGTTTCCATCAATCCCAACTATCTGGAGGCTCACGTTCATCTGGGGCTCACATACCTGGCCGAGTGCCGCCACGGAGAAGCCGTAAAGTTCCTCGCGCATGCGTCGCAACTTGCTCCCAACTATGCCGACGTCCACTTCCTTGCCGGTCTTGCGTTCTACAGAGGCGGCTTTCCTCAGCTGGCGGTTGAGGAGTTCGACAAGGCCCTGGAGGCCAATCCGCGTTTCTGGCGGGCGCATCATTACCTTGGCCTCTGCCATCATAGCATGGACGACACCGAAGGCGCCGTGAGAGAACTCCGCAGCGCCCTCGAGCAGTCACCTGACGCTGGAATAGCCAGGGCCGAGCTCGGACGTGTCTACCTGGCGAAGGGCGACTCTCAGAAGGCCGCCAACGAGTTTGAGATAGCGGTGGGATACCATCCCGACTATCCGGACCTCAGATTGAGCCTGGGCATCTCCTACATGAAGTCGAAGAACAACGCACAGGCCAAGGAGCAGTTGGTGAAGGCCATCGAGCTCAACCCCGACTTCGCCACGGCTCACTATGCCCTCGGCAGACTCCTCATGCTTGAAGACGAGCCTGACGAGGCCTTGTCCCACCTGAATCACGCCCTCGCACTGTGCCCCGATCATGCCGACATCCACTACTGTCTTGGAAGGGCGCACGTCTCCAAGGGGCAGGAGGGAGAGGCCGAGAAAGCCTTCGCGGCTGCAATCAGCATCAACAAGAATTTCGTCGCAGCGAGGCTCGGATTGGCCATGCTTCTTCAACGGCAGGGTCACGTCGAAGACGCAAGGGAACACCTCCTGCACGTTCTGAAAATCGAACCCGATAATCCACTTGCTCGCTCCTACCTGGACGCCGACGTCACGTTTCCCCTCAGTCCTCCCGATGCGAAAAACTAGTCGTTACGGAGACGGATCCCAGACCGGAAGACGCGCTCAGTTGAGTCTGGCCCTCGTCTATCCCAATTCGTACGCAGTCGGCATGGACAATCTGGGGTTTCAAGGCATCTACGGGCTCGTTGTATCGGACCCCAGAGTGCATTGCGAGAGAGCCTTCTTCGAACGGGCTCCCGGTCGCCTGTCAATTGGGCACGATCCGCGTCCTTCCGAAGCCAAGCCTCGCTCGTTCGAGAGCAAACTACCCTTGAAGTCTTTTGACGTCATCGCGTTCTCCGTTTCGTTTGAGAACGACTACCTCAATCTGCTCAGGATTCTCAAGGCCTCCGACATTGAACCGTTTGCTTCGAAGCGGGACGAGCGCTCGCCGCTCTTGCTCGCAGGCGGAGTCGGGGTCTTCATGAATCCTGAACCGATCAGCCCTTTCATGGACGCGGTCTTCCTTGGAGAAGCGGACGAGGCCACGGAAGAGATAATCGATACCTTGCTGCAAGCAAGAGCGGGCGGAAGGCAGTCGGTCTTGGAGTCCCTGGCTTGCATCGACGGCGTGTACGTTCCTTCCGTGCACTCTCCTTTCCTGAGAGGGTCCGGCACTCCGGTTCCCTCTACGAGTGTGAAGAGAAGATACGTGTCTCAGCTTTCGACGGTGTTTCGCAGCAGCGTGATCTCGACTTCGAGAAGTCACCTCGGCGGCATGGTGCTTGTGGAATCCGGACGCGGTTGCTCAAGAAAATGCAGGTTCTGCGCGGTGACGTCGGTCTACGCTCCTCTCAGATTCGTCCCGGCAGAGTCGTTGCTTGCCAGGATCGAAGAGGGCGCCCCGGCCCGCGGGACCGTCGGAATAGTGGGGGCCTGTGTCTCGGAGCATCCGGGACTCACGGAACTCGCAAGGGTTCTCGTTGGAAAGGGGCTCAGGGTTTCTCTCTCGTCAATGAGAGCAGACAGCACCCCTGCGGAGCTCGTCGAGCTAGTTGCGAGAAGCGGCACGAGGACAATCACCACTGCTCCCGAAGCAGGTACGGCGAGACTCAGGGGGGTAATAAACAAGGAGCTGGACGAGGCAAAGCTGTTGAGACTGGTCGAGATTGCGCGCGATAGCGGCATCGCATCGCTGAAGCTATATTTCATGATAGGTCTGCCGAAGGAAGAACCGGAGGACGTCGAGGCAATCGTCTCGCTTGTCGGGGCGATTCGTTCGACGTTCCTGTCCGGCAAGAAGGCTCGTCAGGTCGTGGTGAGCGCTTCTCCGTTTGTTCCGAAGGCCTTCACGCCCTTCCAGTGGTGTCGCATGCTCGAGCGGGACTCTCTCGACAAGAGAATGCAGATTCTGACCAAAGGTCTGTCGAAAATCAGAGGGGTCAAATTCGGCTCTCAGAGCATAAGAGGCTCAATTCTGGAAGGCGCACTCTCGCGAGGAGACTGGAGGGTGGCCCACGCCTTGCACGCGATGGTGTATGAGAATCTCAATTTCAAGAAAGCCTGGAGCAAGGCTGGATTGCGCTTCGAGAACGAGGTCTTCGAAGAAAGAGACAGGAGAGCTCCGCTTCCCTGGGATCATTTGCTCATAGGCCCCGCGAGGAAGGAGCTTGAGGAGGAGCTAGATAGAGCCCTGGAGGAAGTCTAGGGCTCCCATCACGCACTTGTCGTTCTGCTATCCGATCTCGGCAGCCCTTGCCCTTGCGGCCCTGACGGCCTTCTGAACGACGTCAGACCTCAGGCAGCGCGTACAGACGTTGAGCTTCTTCGGCACGCCGTCCATCACCACTCGGACGCGCTGTAGGTTCGGCTGCCAGCGCCTGTTGGAGACGTTGTGAGCGTGACTGATTGTCGACCCAAAGAGGCTGCCTTTTCCACATATGTCGCATCTTCTAGACATGATTGATTTACTCCTTGAGAAACGATGAGACTCTGAGCTAGAATCTATCAGAGAGCCGGGGGGCTTGCAAGCACAAAAGATTTACTGCGCGTCTTAAGACACCATGTTGAAACCCTCGTCACCGATACAATACCTCAAAGGCGTAGGCCCTGCAAAGGCGGAGCTGTTCACGAAACTGGGAATCTCCACGGCGATGGATCTCCTCCGCTACTACCCTCGCGCGTACATCGACAGAACGACCATGGGAACAATCTCTTCGCTCACGGCCGCGCAGAGTTGCACCGTGATGGGAACTGTGGTCGGTTTTCATATAAGGCCCACCCGCGACGGCAGGAAGGACTTCATAATGGTGCTTTCGGACGACACCGGCACCATCGAATGTATCTGGTTCAACCAGCCCTTCCTCCAGAGGGTCTTTAGTCCCGGGCAAACAGTCGTGGTGAGCGGTGAAGTCGGGTACTACAAGGGCAAGCAGCTCAAGAATCCGGTCTACGAGATTCTCGCAAAGGAAGACCAGGAGCTCATTCACACGGGTCGGATCGTACCGTCGTACAGACTCACGGCGGAGCTCGGCCAGAAGGTCTTGCGAAGGACGGTCAAGAGGACGCTCGACACGTGCCTTCCGCTCATCCGCGAGAGCCTGCCGCAACACGTCATCAATCGTAGGAAGTTGCTCGGTCTGCGGGAAGCCTTGATGCAAATACATTTTCCGGACGACTGGAAGTGCCAGCAGAGAGCGAGGGAACGATTGGCTTTCGAGGAGCTCTTCTATTTTCAGCTACTACTCGCGAGAAGAAAAAGAAGAGTGCAAGAGCCATCACGGGCCCTGGCCTTCTCGACGAACGGCCCTCTTCTCAATCGCTTTCTGCAGTCGCTTCCCTTTGAACTGACCTCGGCGCAGAAGAAGGCTCTCGAAGAGATCAAGACAGACTTGAAATCAAGGCGCGTCATGAACAGACTCCTCGAAGGAGACGTCGGTTGCGGGAAAACCCTGGTGGCACTCGCTGCGTCTCTCATCACTGCGGACAACGGTTGCCAGGTCGCTTTCATGGCCCCCACAGAAATACTGGTGGAGCAGCACTTAGCCACGGCGTCGAAGCTCCTCGAAGGTTTCGACGTGAAGGTCGAGACCCTGTTCGGGAAGACGCCGTCCAAGAAGAAGGAGCGAATTCTCAAGGAAACGGCGCGCGGCGACATACAGATTCTCATCGGCACTCATGCTCTGATACAGGACCAGGTTCAATTCTCGAGGCTGGGATTGATCATCGTTGACGAGCAGCATCGCTTCGGCGTGATTCAAAGGGCCACGCTCATAGGAAAGGGAATCTTTCCTCACGTGCTCGTCATGACGGCCACGCCGATCCCCCGGACGCTCGCCATGACTCTCTATGGCGATCTGGACGTCTCGATCATCGACGAGATGCCACCCGGGAGACGAAAGATCGTTACGAGAGCGGTCGTAGAAGGGGAGCGGACCAAGGTATATGAATTCCTTGCAAAGAAGGTGCGTGACGGCAGGCAGGCCTACGTCGTCTATCCTCTCGTCGAGGAGTCAGAGAAGGTTGAGCAGCTCATGGCTGCGACCGAAATGGCCCAAGAGCTTTCGCGACATCCGATCCTGAGAGGAATCAAGATCGGGCTCATGCACGGGAAGATGAAAACCGACGAGAAAGAAGAAACAATGAAGCGCTTCAAGTCGGGTGAGATAGATGTTCTTGTCAGCACTACGGTAATCGAGGTCGGCATCGACGTTTCAAACGCCTCCATCATGATAGTCGAGAATCCTGACAGATACGGGCTCTCCCAGCTTCACCAGCTCAGGGGGCGAGTGGGGAGGGGTTGCCACGAATCGTACTGCATCCTCATAAAGGACAAAGAGATCGGAGAGGACGCTTCGAGAAGATTGGGAATACTTGCAAACTGCGACGACGGCTTCAAAATTGCCGAGGCCGACCTTGCGATCAGAGGGCCTGGCGAATTCCTGGGCACGCGGCAGCATGGTCTTCCCGAGTTCCGAATAGCAGACCTTCTTCGCGACGGAACTCTCCTCTCTCTTGCCAGAAGAGAGGCGTTCCTTTTGCTGGAGAACGACCCCGAGCTGGCCCACCCCGACAATGGGCCGGCGCGAAGGACTCTCAGCGAGTTGAGAGTCATTTCTTCGGCCTTACCCGGCGCCTGACGGCAGAGAATCCTGGGTCTCCTTCCAGAAGCCGGCCTGCCCGTGAAGCGATTACCTGCCGCCGAGGCTTGGCTCAGTTCTTGCATAAGCCTGGCTATGACGTATTACGAGCGCCTCGGAGCGTGCAAAAAACGTTAGCACAACGAAGGTGAGACGATGCTAGTACAATGTACGGGATGCGGGACAAGTTACAAGATTGCTGATGAAAAGGTTCCAGAGACGGGTGTGAAGGTCAAGTGCCCCAAGTGCAGGGTAGTCTTTCTGGTGCGAAGGGAAGCTGACAGTGAGCCGGAGACACTCGGTGAGAAGCTCTTCGGGAAGGACGTGGTACGCCGGCCTCTCTTCGGCGAAGGATTCGGCGAAGAGACAGCCGAGATCAGACCCGGAGGCCCGGGAGCGGAGCAGGCGGAGGTTCCCGGCCCGACGGGTGTCCCAATAGACCGCGAGACGGAGGAGCAGCCGATAGGGACGGAGTCTCGGGGCAGCGAGCCGCAACCTGAAGTCGAAGAGAAATCTCCTGCGCCGCCGGAAGATACGGAAGAAGAGACGAGAACCCCGGTCGAGGAAACGGTCTGCGAGAGCAGCCGCGAGGCGACCGTGAGAGCCGAGGATCCCAGAAACCTCGCAAGAGCCCTGATTTCCGACGTGCTCTTCTACAACAGGGAAAAGAGGGACAAGGGACTTGCCGAAGGAAAGGTTCTTGCCTACCTTGGCAAGGAAATCGCACGCTCGTGGGAGTTATACAAAGACAGGCTGGGGATAGAGAACGCCGTCGGGACAGACGATTTCAGAGAAGCGGTGAACGACATATTGGGAGAAAACAAGGAGATTCTCTGAGGGCGACCGCGTCCAATCGGAGATCAGCTTCGCGCGTTCACTTTCTCGATCTTCCCGCCTTTGAGGCCATCGCCTCGACGTAGTACTGCTCGGTTTGTTCGGCGATCTTTGCCCACGAATATCTAAGAGCTTTCTGCCGGCCTTTCGCCCCCATGTCCTCTCTTAGTCTCCGGTCATCGAGCAGAAGCAAGAGGGCCCTGGCCATCGCCTCAAGATCCCTGGGTTTTGTCAGGAAGCCTTCCTGTCCATTCGTGACCACGGTCCTGTAGCCGGGTATGTCGGATGCAACGATGGGAACCCCGGACGCCATGGCCTCGAGTAGAACGATCCCGAAGCTCTCGTTACCGGTCGCGGGCGAACAAAACGCGTGGGCGCTCGAGAAATAGCGGGGCAAAAGGTCCACGCCGACACTTCCCAGGAAAAGAACGGAATCCCTGTGCCGCTTACCTACCATCGCTTCGTACGTCCTTCTCTTTGGTCCATCACCTATCACGACGAGCCTTACAGGAGACTTGCTGCGGGAACGGACGATCTCCATAGACCTTATCAGGTATTCCAGTCCCTTTCTTGGATCGGGCCTTCCTACGAAGAGCACATTGAGCTTGCCGTCGGCAAGCTCCTCTATCGGCGGATTGTCGGGATTGAATCTTGATGGGTCCA
Encoded proteins:
- the rpmB gene encoding 50S ribosomal protein L28 — protein: MSRRCDICGKGSLFGSTISHAHNVSNRRWQPNLQRVRVVMDGVPKKLNVCTRCLRSDVVQKAVRAARARAAEIG
- a CDS encoding tetratricopeptide repeat protein, with protein sequence MKLFGKILERQGNEHYNTGIAFFNDGQYEEAVGEFEKAIESISSKKDPYYNLGLFYAAEARAHLGLAHFKKGKLESAEQEFKKALTESPNYPDLRYYLGVIYERSGRHKEAIGELEAALAINPHYSEARCYLAVCLHAVGEEEGAKRQLQDVRQTGYDLPLSLSLQNNNHIPEEAIAELRQIPKKQSECFVHMDSAVSYYNRGLRKEAVAELEKAIALQPRYADLRCKLGVILREMGETSRAASEFKQAVSINPNYLEAHVHLGLTYLAECRHGEAVKFLAHASQLAPNYADVHFLAGLAFYRGGFPQLAVEEFDKALEANPRFWRAHHYLGLCHHSMDDTEGAVRELRSALEQSPDAGIARAELGRVYLAKGDSQKAANEFEIAVGYHPDYPDLRLSLGISYMKSKNNAQAKEQLVKAIELNPDFATAHYALGRLLMLEDEPDEALSHLNHALALCPDHADIHYCLGRAHVSKGQEGEAEKAFAAAISINKNFVAARLGLAMLLQRQGHVEDAREHLLHVLKIEPDNPLARSYLDADVTFPLSPPDAKN
- a CDS encoding zinc-ribbon domain-containing protein produces the protein MLVQCTGCGTSYKIADEKVPETGVKVKCPKCRVVFLVRREADSEPETLGEKLFGKDVVRRPLFGEGFGEETAEIRPGGPGAEQAEVPGPTGVPIDRETEEQPIGTESRGSEPQPEVEEKSPAPPEDTEEETRTPVEETVCESSREATVRAEDPRNLARALISDVLFYNREKRDKGLAEGKVLAYLGKEIARSWELYKDRLGIENAVGTDDFREAVNDILGENKEIL
- a CDS encoding radical SAM protein, which translates into the protein MRKTSRYGDGSQTGRRAQLSLALVYPNSYAVGMDNLGFQGIYGLVVSDPRVHCERAFFERAPGRLSIGHDPRPSEAKPRSFESKLPLKSFDVIAFSVSFENDYLNLLRILKASDIEPFASKRDERSPLLLAGGVGVFMNPEPISPFMDAVFLGEADEATEEIIDTLLQARAGGRQSVLESLACIDGVYVPSVHSPFLRGSGTPVPSTSVKRRYVSQLSTVFRSSVISTSRSHLGGMVLVESGRGCSRKCRFCAVTSVYAPLRFVPAESLLARIEEGAPARGTVGIVGACVSEHPGLTELARVLVGKGLRVSLSSMRADSTPAELVELVARSGTRTITTAPEAGTARLRGVINKELDEAKLLRLVEIARDSGIASLKLYFMIGLPKEEPEDVEAIVSLVGAIRSTFLSGKKARQVVVSASPFVPKAFTPFQWCRMLERDSLDKRMQILTKGLSKIRGVKFGSQSIRGSILEGALSRGDWRVAHALHAMVYENLNFKKAWSKAGLRFENEVFEERDRRAPLPWDHLLIGPARKELEEELDRALEEV
- the recG gene encoding ATP-dependent DNA helicase RecG, giving the protein MKPSSPIQYLKGVGPAKAELFTKLGISTAMDLLRYYPRAYIDRTTMGTISSLTAAQSCTVMGTVVGFHIRPTRDGRKDFIMVLSDDTGTIECIWFNQPFLQRVFSPGQTVVVSGEVGYYKGKQLKNPVYEILAKEDQELIHTGRIVPSYRLTAELGQKVLRRTVKRTLDTCLPLIRESLPQHVINRRKLLGLREALMQIHFPDDWKCQQRARERLAFEELFYFQLLLARRKRRVQEPSRALAFSTNGPLLNRFLQSLPFELTSAQKKALEEIKTDLKSRRVMNRLLEGDVGCGKTLVALAASLITADNGCQVAFMAPTEILVEQHLATASKLLEGFDVKVETLFGKTPSKKKERILKETARGDIQILIGTHALIQDQVQFSRLGLIIVDEQHRFGVIQRATLIGKGIFPHVLVMTATPIPRTLAMTLYGDLDVSIIDEMPPGRRKIVTRAVVEGERTKVYEFLAKKVRDGRQAYVVYPLVEESEKVEQLMAATEMAQELSRHPILRGIKIGLMHGKMKTDEKEETMKRFKSGEIDVLVSTTVIEVGIDVSNASIMIVENPDRYGLSQLHQLRGRVGRGCHESYCILIKDKEIGEDASRRLGILANCDDGFKIAEADLAIRGPGEFLGTRQHGLPEFRIADLLRDGTLLSLARREAFLLLENDPELAHPDNGPARRTLSELRVISSALPGA
- a CDS encoding glycosyltransferase family 4 protein, whose translation is MRRRFNIAIVTHAYYPQYGGVTEHVHHAALELRKRGHRVTIITCGHGGRANYPEGNNVIRLGSNVLIRYNKAYVNLTTGWNVYGKMRRLLCQGQYDVVHVHCPLVPVLPLAATRTAGDALLFGTFHASAESSAGYFLFKPFLKRYHRKLDGRIAVSEPARDFVRKYFGGDYRIIPNGVDPSRFNPDNPPIEELADGKLNVLFVGRPDPRKGLEYLIRSMEIVRSRSKSPVRLVVIGDGPKRRTYEAMVGKRHRDSVLFLGSVGVDLLPRYFSSAHAFCSPATGNESFGIVLLEAMASGVPIVASDIPGYRTVVTNGQEGFLTKPRDLEAMARALLLLLDDRRLREDMGAKGRQKALRYSWAKIAEQTEQYYVEAMASKAGRSRK